Proteins from a genomic interval of Vicinamibacteria bacterium:
- a CDS encoding amidase family protein — KPSELPDSYPGFSYTMTQNLTGWPAAVVRAGTSSGGLPIGVQLTAGPWRDDRVIALAARVEEALGGWAPPPI, encoded by the coding sequence TGAAGCCGAGCGAGCTTCCCGATTCGTATCCGGGATTCAGCTATACGATGACCCAGAACCTGACGGGATGGCCCGCCGCGGTCGTTCGGGCGGGTACCTCGTCGGGAGGCCTTCCGATCGGCGTCCAGCTGACCGCGGGCCCCTGGCGAGACGATCGGGTCATCGCGCTCGCGGCGCGCGTCGAAGAAGCGCTCGGCGGTTGGGCCCCAC